The Bos indicus isolate NIAB-ARS_2022 breed Sahiwal x Tharparkar chromosome X, NIAB-ARS_B.indTharparkar_mat_pri_1.0, whole genome shotgun sequence genome has a window encoding:
- the GPRASP1 gene encoding LOW QUALITY PROTEIN: G-protein coupled receptor-associated sorting protein 1 (The sequence of the model RefSeq protein was modified relative to this genomic sequence to represent the inferred CDS: substituted 2 bases at 2 genomic stop codons): MTGAEIETGVQAKPEKKPGKEVAGGTERENEVPMVVRPKVRTQAQVMLGARPQTETVAVTETHPKSEAKAITVEMSMNETYSWAKTEFDAEVLLKTEGVFQNNAVAWPLISTESGSVAKPKTSSMVRELASMDAESFPGTKVKSQSGIQYLLVSEEETNMGSWCHPRPTSKKETFHNCDFRWVDRSFMNSWFCSREEVSTRLHPRDRVKASTRSRHMTKEEAMSRPKTSWELYVASSSGSEDESIKKSWFWVREKTNIQSRPREETNSRSWFRSKKEVSESSSGSECEDNVKSWFWAGEEGRYKPRARKGANVSARHRAKQETSIDFMSESMDVVKKEPWFLPGEKTNNLVKPKSKKEVRARAVVKEEAKIKARARAKQEARPEEEFLTGAWFWAVEDSSIVGGATGSQVEDESIVGSWFWTEEETSGTFRPQAEQEPIGSSVFGSGEKTSVETEADATSKSLLTDDKEKVIASFCWANEETNLEAEEEPIFGSWFWVSDEASVEAGVGANCGSRPKSEEEEVIGPWFWAGEEISTVAEFREEARPGAEEETIFWPWFWAGNQAHMDSGAEVNCDTMPGTEEEEPIIGSWFWPGVEACGRAEVNNKSSLEDKEKSITSSWFGTTEEIRMKYAAGAQCKFMTAAEEINSESGFWSGESPCMFPANEGSWKSRLEDEQDIVNSWFWSIKYTGPETIVGPSLWAVEESSTDDRAEEEAKPPTKEETMITSWFWKGNKAIIEAADKEESRLDIEEEDIIGSWFWAREEDRLKTEVEAREEDRLAAEEELFVGSWFWAREEAIRNEANICSKYSPKAGEEEVIVESWFWAEEETSLEAGASFESKHGAEKEEIIVGSWFWAEEESIDIRPQAVEETTSRSGEETIFESWFWDAKEVNVEAKTCCASKPEDDKEIIVESWFLSGEKDISETETGATSESRPENEEGTVVGSWFMAKNEDNNRTSVGTNYESRTIAEEDEAIVGSWFWAGDETHFESDPSPVYRAICRSRCSVEQEPDASHRPQSWEEVTVXFKPGPWGMVGFPSPSPFRFSKEAAFLFSEMFGGKPKHMELSLEGEDQESLLQANQPDPEFPFQYDPFCWSVVQIWEHLRTKESAEPESCSCSCIQCELKIGPEEFEEELLLMDKIRDPFIHEISKIAMGMRTTFQYTHDFIHNSGVVSLIETLLNYPSSRVWTRFLENMIHMAPPYPNLNIIQTYVCQVCEETLAYSLDSPEQLSGIKMVRHLTRATDYHTLVARYLSGFLLLLATGNTETRFHVLKILLNLSENSVMTKELLNAKAVSEFMGLFSRKETNDNIQVVLAMLENIGNDIKKEALFTDDDFSLEPLTSAFHEVEKFAKELQGKVDHKKDPEADXKN, encoded by the coding sequence ATGACTGGGGCTGAGATTGAGACTGGTGTCCAGGCCAAGCCTGAAAAGAAGCCTGGCAAAGAGGTTGCTGGTGGGACTGAAAGAGAGAATGAAGTCCCAATGGTGGTCAGACCAAAGGTTAGGACCCAGGCCCAGGTAATGCTTGGAGCAAGGCCCCAAACTGAGACCGTGGCAGTAACTGAGACACATCCTAAGAGTGAGGCCAAGGCAATCACTGTAGAAATGTCCATGAATGAAACCTATTCATGGGCCAAGACTGAGTTTGATGCTGAGGTCCTACTGAAGACAGAGGGAGTGTTCCAAAACAATGCTGTAGCCTGGCCGCTGATCAGTACTGAGTCTGGGTCAGTTGCAAAACCTAAGACCTCATCTATGGTTAGGGAACTGGCCAGTATGGATGCTGAGTCCTTTCCTGGCACTAAGGTCAAGTCCCAATCAGGAATCCAGTATTTGCTTGTGTCAGAGGAGGAGACCAATATGGGGTCTTGGTGCCATCCCAGGCCTACATCTAAAAAAGAGACCTTTCACAATTGTGATTTCAGATGGGTGGATAGATCCTTTATGAACTCCTGGTTCTGCAGTAGAGAAGAGGTCAGTACAAGGCTTCATCCTAGAGATAGGGTGAAAGCCAGTACTAGGTCTAGGCACATGACCAAAGAAGAGGCTATGTCTAGGCCCAAAACCAGTTGGGAACTCTATGTTGCCTCCAGTTCTGGTTCTGAAGATGAATCTATCAAGAAATCCTGGTTCTGGGTCAGAGAAAAGACCAATATCCAGTCTAGGCCTAGGGAAGAGACCAATAGTAGGTCCTGGTTTAGGTCTAAGAAAGAAGTCTCTGAATCCAGTTCTGGGTCTGAATGTGAAGACAATGTCAAATCCTGGTTTTGGGCTGGAGAGGAGGGTAGGTACAAACCCAGAGCCAGGAAGGGGGCCAATGTCAGCGCCAGGCACAGGGCCAAGCAAGAAACTTCCATTGATTTCATGTCTGAGTCTATGGATGTAGTCAAAAAAGAGCCctggttcctgcctggagagAAGACTAATAACTTGGTCAAGCCCAAGTCCAAGAAAGAGGTCAGGGCCAGAGCAGTGGTAAAGGAAGAAGCCAAAATCAAGGCCAGAGCCAGGGCCAAGCAAGAAGCCAGGCCAGAGGAAGAGTTCCTCACCGGGGCCTGGTTCTGGGCTGTGGAAGACTCCAGCATAGTTGGTGGGGCCACTGGTTCTCAAGTGGAGGATGAGTCCATTGTTGGCAGTTGGTTTTGGACTGAAGAAGAAACCAGTGGTACATTCAGACCACAGGCTGAGCAGGAGCCTATTGGCAGTTCCGTGTTtggaagtggggaaaagaccagtgtggaaactgaggctgatgCCACTTCCAAATCATTGCTAACAGATGACAAAGAAAAGGTCATTGCCAGTTTTTGCTGGGCTAATGAAGAAACCAACCTAGAGGCTGAAGAAGAGCCCATTTTTGGGTCTTGGTTTTGGGTCAGTGATGAGGCCAGTGTAGAAGCTGGGGTTGGGGCCAACTGTGGGTCCAGGCCAAAGTCTGAGGAAGAAGAGGTCATTGGCCCCTGGTTTTGGGCTGGAGAAGAAATCAGTACAGTGGCTGAGTTCAGAGAAGAGGCCAGGCCAGGAGCTGAAGAGGAGACAATATTTTGGCCCTGGTTTTGGGCTGGAAACCAGGCCCACATGGATTCTGGGGCTGAAGTCAACTGTGATACTATGCCAGGGACTGAGGAGGAGGAACCAATTATTGGGTCATGGTTCTGGCCTGGAGTAGAAGCTTGTGGGAGGGCTGAAGTGAATAATAAGTCTAGCCTGGAGGACAAGGAAAAGAGTATTACATCGTCTTGGTTTGGGACCACTGAAGAGATCCGTATGAAGTATGCTGCTGGTGCCCAGTGTAAATTTATGACAGCTGCTGAAGAGATTAACAGTGAGTCTGGTTTCTGGTCAGGAGAAAGTCCCTGTATGTTTCCTGCCAATGAAGGCAGCTGGAAGTCTAGGCTAGAGGATGAACAAGACATTGTTAATTCATGGTTCTGGTCCATAAAATATACAGGGCCAGAGACCATTGTAGGTCCCTCGTTATGGGCTGTGGAAGAAAGCAGTACAGATGATAGGGCTGAAGAAGAAGCCAAGCCACCTACCAAAGAGGAGACCATGATCACATCCTGGTTCTGGAAAGGGAATAAAGCCATTATAGAGGCTGCAGACAAAGAAGAATCCAGGCTGGATATTGAAGAGGAAGACATTATTGGCTCTTGGTTCTGGGCTAGGGAGGAAGACAGGCTTAAAACAGAAGTGGAGGCTAGAGAAGAGGACAGGCTGGCAGCTGAAGAAGAACTTTTTGTTGGGTCTTGGTTCTGGGCCAGGGAAGAGGCTATTAGGAACGAGGCTAACATTTGTAGCAAATACAGTCCAAAAGCTGGAGAGGAGGAAGTCATTGTTGAGTCCTGGTTCTGGGCTGAAGAAGAGACCAGTCTGGAGGCAGGGGCTAGTTTTGAGTCTAAGCATGGAGCTGAAAAGGAGGAAATCATTGTTGGGTCCTGGTTCTGGGCTGAAGAAGAGAGTATAGACATTAGACCTCAGGCAGTAGAAGAGACCACATCAAGGTCTGGAGAGGAAACCAtttttgaatcctggttctggGATGCAAAAGAAGTCAATGTAGAAGCCAAAACATGCTGTGCATCTAAGCCAGAGGATGATAAAGAGATTATTGTTGAGTCATGGTTCTTGTCTGGAGAGAAGGACATTAGTGAGACTGAAACTGGGGCCACCTCTGAGTCTAGGCCAGAAAATGAGGAAGGGACAGTTGTTGGGTCCTGGTTTATGGctaaaaatgaggacaataacaGGACTAGTGTTGGAACCAACTATGAGTCCAGGACAATAGCTGAGGAGGATGAGGCCATTGTGGGGTCCTGGTTTTGGGCAGGAGATGAGACCCATTTTGAATCAGATCCTAGCCCTGTGTACAGGGCCATTTGCAGATCCAGATGTTCAGTTGAGCAGGAGCCTGATGCTTCACACAGGCCCCAGAGCTGGGAGGAGGTTACTGTTTAGTTCAAGCCTGGTCCATGGGGTATGGTTGGCTTCCCATCCCCAAGCCCCTTTAGATTTTCAAAAGAAGCAGCATTTCTATTCTCTGAAATGTTTGGAGGAAAGCCAAAGCACATGGAACTGAGCCTAGAAGGGGAAGACCAGGAATCTTTGCTTCAGGCTAATCAACCTGACCCCGAGTTCCCATTTCAGTATGATCCATTCTGCTGGTCAGTCGTGCAAATTTGGGAGCATCTTAGGACCAAGGAGAGTGCAGAGCCTGAGAGTTGCTCCTGCAGCTGCATACAGTGTGAGCTTAAAATTGGTCCTGAAGAGTTTGAAGAAGAACTCCTATTAATGGACAAAATTCGAGATCCTTTTATTCATGAAATATCTAAAATTGCAATGGGTATGAGAACTACTTTTCAATATACTCATGATTTCATTCACAATTCAGGTGTTGTCTCACTTATTGAAACCTTGCTCAATTATCCCTCCTCCCGAGTTTGGACAAGGTTTTTAGAGAATATGATTCACATGGCTCCACCTTACCCAAATCTGAACATAATTCAGACATATGTATGTCAAGTATGTGAGGAAACTCTTGCTTATAGCTTGGATTCCCCTGAGCAGTTATCTGGAATAAAGATGGTTAGACACCTCACTAGAGCCACTGACTATCACACACTGGTTGCCAGGTATCTATCTGGATTTCTTTTGTTATTAGCCACAGGCAATACTGAAACAAGGTTTCATGTTTTGAAAATACTGTTGAATTTGTCTGAAAATTCTGTCATGACAAAAGAACTACTCAATGCTAAAGCAGTGTCAGAATTTATGGGCCTTTTTAGCAGGAAAGAGACAAATGATAATATTCAAGTTGTTCTAGCAATGCTTGAGAATATTGGTAATGATATAAAAAAAGAGGCATTGTTCACTGATGATGATTTCAGTCTTGAGCCACTTACTTCTGCATTCCATGAAGTTGAAAAATTTGCTAAGGAACTGCAAGGCAAAGTAGATCATAAAAAGGACCCCGAGGCAGACTAAAAAAATTAG